The following are encoded in a window of Congzhengia minquanensis genomic DNA:
- a CDS encoding ABC transporter substrate-binding protein: MKKLLALTVAVITAFSLVACGGNNAGNSAAGGSNGKVSLKILDTEYAVEDYAVCVAKENTALLESINKALEELTADGTAQAIVDKYISDKQHDLVFQADAEGKEEIHMATNAQFPPYEFYDGEKIVGIDAEMASAIADKLDKKLVIDDMEFDAIITSVQTGKSDFGMAGMTVTEERLANISFSSSYATGIQSVIVPENSEITSVDDLYAEGKNYLVGTQKGTTGDIYAEEDFGADRVMKYASGNEAVQALITGKVDCVIIDNEPAKAYVAANNK; encoded by the coding sequence ATGAAAAAATTATTAGCACTGACGGTTGCCGTAATTACGGCATTTTCACTGGTAGCATGCGGAGGAAACAATGCAGGAAACAGCGCCGCAGGCGGCAGTAACGGTAAGGTTTCTTTAAAAATCCTTGACACGGAATATGCTGTTGAAGATTATGCAGTATGTGTGGCAAAAGAAAACACGGCGCTTTTAGAAAGCATTAACAAAGCTCTTGAGGAACTTACAGCCGACGGAACAGCCCAGGCCATTGTTGACAAATATATTTCAGACAAACAGCATGACCTTGTTTTTCAGGCTGATGCTGAAGGAAAAGAAGAAATTCATATGGCTACCAACGCACAGTTCCCGCCTTATGAGTTCTACGACGGTGAGAAAATCGTCGGCATTGATGCTGAAATGGCTAGTGCAATTGCCGACAAGCTGGATAAAAAGCTTGTGATTGACGATATGGAATTTGACGCGATTATTACATCGGTTCAAACGGGTAAATCTGACTTTGGTATGGCTGGCATGACCGTTACAGAGGAAAGACTTGCAAACATCAGTTTTTCTTCCAGTTATGCAACCGGCATCCAGTCGGTCATCGTTCCGGAGAACAGCGAAATTACATCTGTCGACGACCTTTATGCAGAAGGGAAAAACTACCTCGTAGGTACACAGAAGGGTACAACAGGTGATATTTATGCGGAAGAGGATTTCGGCGCGGACAGAGTTATGAAATACGCTTCTGGTAACGAAGCGGTTCAGGCGCTGATTACGGGTAAGGTTGACTGCGTAATTATTGACAACGAGCCTGCCAAGGCTTATGTTGCGGCAAACAACAAATAA
- a CDS encoding amino acid ABC transporter permease yields the protein MDRFMAWFADFKADFILNFVEKQRWTFITSGLKNTLIITFFSLILGLFLGAVVAIVRSSYDKTYSEMNKGIKKILFSILNGICKIYLTVIRGTPVVVQLMIMYYIIFASSRNSLLVAIIAFGINSGAYVAEIVRSGIMSIDLGQFEAGRSLGFNYRSTMIYIIIPQAFKNVLPALANEFIVLLKETSVAGYVTIRDLTMGGNIIRATTYSPFLPLIAVALIYLVMVMFFTKLVSILERRLRKNER from the coding sequence ATGGATCGTTTTATGGCGTGGTTTGCTGATTTTAAAGCAGATTTTATTCTTAATTTTGTAGAAAAACAAAGATGGACGTTTATTACAAGCGGCCTTAAAAATACCCTTATCATTACGTTTTTTTCGCTTATTTTAGGTCTTTTTCTTGGTGCTGTTGTAGCGATTGTAAGATCGAGCTACGACAAGACGTATTCCGAAATGAACAAGGGCATAAAAAAAATACTTTTCTCGATTCTGAACGGAATTTGTAAGATTTACCTTACCGTAATTCGGGGAACGCCTGTGGTTGTTCAGCTGATGATTATGTATTACATAATTTTTGCGTCCTCCAGAAACAGCCTGTTGGTTGCAATTATTGCCTTTGGAATCAATTCCGGTGCTTATGTTGCCGAAATTGTTCGTTCGGGCATAATGTCAATTGACTTGGGGCAGTTTGAGGCTGGGAGAAGCCTTGGATTTAATTACAGAAGCACCATGATTTATATTATCATTCCTCAGGCATTTAAAAATGTGCTTCCTGCACTTGCAAATGAATTTATTGTTTTGCTGAAAGAGACGTCTGTTGCGGGCTATGTTACAATTAGGGATTTGACAATGGGCGGAAATATTATCCGTGCCACAACCTATTCGCCGTTTCTGCCGCTTATTGCCGTAGCCCTAATTTATCTTGTTATGGTTATGTTCTTTACAAAGCTTGTAAGTATCTTAGAGAGGAGGCTGCGTAAAAATGAACGATAA
- a CDS encoding UDP-N-acetylglucosamine 1-carboxyvinyltransferase has protein sequence MEKLVIKGGKRLCGEVTIGGAKNAAVAIIPAAILVDGPCTIENVPAIKDVTVICGILEELGATVEFLDKYTLRIDCSKVDKYTAPYEMVRRMRASYYLLGALLGRLKKADVAMPGGCNFGCRPIDQHLKGFRALGATVFESSDSDAILAETDGLVGTNIYLDVVSVGATINIMLAATLAKGVTIIENVAKEPHIVDVANFLNAMGAKIKGAGTDVIKVYGAERLHGGTYSIIPDQIEAGTFMVAAAATNGDILVKNVIPKHMDSISAKLIETGAEVIEYDDSIRVRGAEVVKQVNIKTLPYPGFPTDMQPQFVALLSAAKGTSIVTESVWESRFQYVDELIRMGADITINARTAVIKGIPALSGAIVRSTDLRGGAGMVIAGLMASGVTEITDIQYIDRGYEKMEEKFKALGADISRVDE, from the coding sequence TTGGAAAAACTGGTGATAAAAGGGGGCAAGCGGCTTTGCGGCGAGGTCACTATCGGCGGCGCAAAAAACGCGGCCGTCGCGATTATTCCGGCGGCTATTTTGGTCGACGGCCCCTGTACCATTGAAAATGTGCCGGCAATTAAAGATGTTACTGTTATCTGCGGAATTTTAGAAGAACTTGGCGCAACGGTAGAATTTTTAGATAAATATACCTTAAGAATTGATTGCTCGAAAGTGGATAAATATACAGCGCCATACGAAATGGTACGGCGGATGCGTGCATCTTATTACCTTTTGGGTGCACTTTTGGGAAGGCTGAAAAAGGCCGACGTGGCAATGCCCGGCGGGTGTAATTTTGGCTGCCGCCCCATTGACCAGCATTTGAAAGGATTTCGAGCTTTGGGCGCTACGGTGTTTGAATCCTCTGACAGCGATGCAATTTTGGCCGAGACTGACGGTTTGGTGGGCACCAATATTTATCTTGATGTCGTAAGCGTTGGCGCAACCATCAACATTATGCTGGCAGCGACTCTGGCAAAGGGCGTTACGATTATTGAAAACGTTGCCAAAGAGCCTCACATTGTTGACGTGGCAAACTTTTTAAACGCCATGGGCGCTAAAATTAAAGGCGCCGGCACCGATGTGATTAAGGTTTACGGTGCAGAACGGCTTCACGGCGGTACATACTCCATTATTCCCGACCAGATTGAAGCGGGAACCTTTATGGTAGCTGCTGCCGCTACAAACGGCGACATTTTAGTGAAAAATGTAATTCCGAAGCATATGGACTCCATCAGCGCGAAACTCATTGAGACCGGTGCTGAGGTAATTGAATATGACGACAGCATTCGCGTACGCGGGGCGGAGGTCGTAAAACAGGTAAATATTAAAACGCTTCCCTACCCCGGTTTTCCAACCGACATGCAGCCCCAGTTCGTGGCACTGCTTTCCGCAGCAAAGGGAACGAGCATTGTGACGGAAAGCGTTTGGGAATCCCGGTTTCAATATGTGGATGAACTAATTCGCATGGGGGCCGATATAACCATTAACGCTAGAACTGCTGTAATTAAGGGCATTCCCGCTTTAAGCGGTGCCATTGTAAGATCAACTGATCTTCGCGGCGGCGCTGGAATGGTTATAGCAGGCCTGATGGCTAGCGGCGTTACCGAAATTACAGACATTCAATATATTGACCGTGGCTATGAAAAAATGGAAGAAAAG